In Solimonas sp. K1W22B-7, the DNA window GGTCGCCAGGTACTTGCCGTCGTAGGTCAGGCCCATGCCATGCGGCACGGACTCGACACCCGCGTCGGAATTGCCCAGGTAGAACACCCCCTGGTTGGCCTTGCGCGACGCGCGCTCGTCCGGGTAGCTGGTGTAGTTCGTCGGGTTGCGCGACTGGCTGGCCTTGACGCAGCCCGGGTACTCGGTGATGCCCTTGTGGCCCGGTTCGGCGCTGTCTTCCGGCGTGGAGCCGCCGAGGCAGCCCAGCAGGCCGACGGTGTCGGCCAGTGCCTGCACATTGGGAATCGACGGCGTGCACAGGCCGGCGACGGTCGGCGCGTTGCGGCCCGGCTCGATCTCGGTGACCGTACCGCCGGCACCGTAGCCGTAGCTGCCCATGTAGGTGTAGATGATCTTGTGATCGCCGCCCGGCGCCGGCATGACGATGAAGTCGTCGGTCAGCGAGGAGCGCTTGGGCTGCGTGCCGCAGACCACCAGGTCGGCCTTCTGCACGTTGCGCACGCTGGTGATGTCGTAGCGGAACACGTTCTTGCTGATCACGCCGCCGCCGAAGGTGTACTTGCGGCCCTTCGACAGGCCATCGCCACCCCCGGAGATGTACGAGGTGTAGCTGAGCATGTGATGCGGGTCGTTGTGCGCGTCGGAGTTCGCGACGATACCACCCGGCAGGATGTTGGACAGGGTCACGCGCGGCAGCTCGGCGGTCCAGATGACGTCGCCGTAACGGGTGGAGTTGGGCTCCACGTCGACCACCGCGAGGAAGTCCTGTGCGCTGTCGGGGCTGCAGGTGCCGACCGGCACCGGCAGGGCACAGCCATCGCCGGTCCAGACCAGCAGCACGGAACCGTTGGGTATGACTTCCCCTGTGAACTTGTTGATTGCAGCCGGCGCAGACGCCTGCGCCATCCCCGCCGCGGCAACCACGCCGCCGGTCGCCGCCGCGAGTACGACTCGCCGCAACGACTGCAGGACCCCCTTGGAAATTTTGTACATACCCACTCCTGTGGCTTTCACTTGTTTGTGCCTCGATACGGACGGCATTCGGAGCGGAGAATAGCCATGCACGGCAGTGCGTAGACCCTTTGGGAAATAGAATTTTTTGTGCGCGGTTATGGTTGGCGAAGGCATAAGCTCATGACTTCTTCAACAATCGCAGCAATGGCGGCTCGCCGTAGCGCAGGAACAGAGCCGGCGTTAGGAAGCTGTCGAGCAGCGTGTTGCTGAGCAGGCCGCCGAACACCACCAGCGCCACCGGGTGCAGGATCTCGCGCCCCGCGGTGTCGCCCGACAGCACCAGCGGCAGCAGCGACAGCGCCGCGATCAGCGCCGTCATCAGCACCGGCGCGAGGCGCTCCGCCGAGCCGCGGAGCACCAGCGCCTCGCCGAAGGATTCACCCTCGCTGCGCGCAAGATGGATGTAGTGGCTGATCTTGAGGATGGCATTGCGGACGGCGATACCCGCCAGGGTGACGAAGCCCACCAGGCTGGCCACCGACAGCGGCGTGGCGGTGATCGCCAGCAATGCGACGCCGCCGACGCAGGCCAGCGGCACATTGCCGAGCACCATCAGCGACAGGCGCAGCGAGCGGTAGCGGCCATGCAGCAGCACCAGCATGAACAGCAGCGACAGCGCCGCCAGCAGCAGCACGCGCCGCGCCGCACCGCGCTGCGCCTCGGCCTGGCCCTCGATCCGCAGCTCGTAACCCGGAGGCAGGCGCAGTTCGCGCAACTGCTTTCGGGCCTCGACGCCGGCGCGCTCGAAACCGCGGGTGGCGAAAGCCGACACCGCGATACGCCGCCGCGAGTCCTCGCGGCCGACCTGGTAAGGCCCGGGCTCCAGCTCCAGGCGGGCAATCCACGACAAGGGCACCGGCCCGCCAGGGGCTTCCAGCGGCAACTCGCGCAGGGCTTCGAGGCTGCGCTGCCGCTCCGGCAGGCGCAGCACCAGCTCATGACGCATGTCGCCGTCGACGAACTCCGACAGCGGCAACCCCACCGTCAGCGCCGTCACCTGACGCAGCACCGCTGCCGGCGCCAGGCCATAGAGCGCCGCCGCCCGTGTGTCGACGCGCAGCCGCGCCTGCGGCACCGCGGCCTGCCGCTCGACCTGCACATCCGCCAGGCCGTCAATCTGCCGCAGGCGCTCCTGCACTTCATGCGCCAGCCGCTGCAGGGTTTCCAGGTCGTCGCCGAAGATCTTGACCACCAGCGGTGCGCGCACGCCCGACAGCAGGTGATCGAGCCGATGCGAGATCGGCTGGCCGATGGCGATGTCTCCGGGCAGCACCGACAGGCTTCGCCGCAACGCGGCGATCGTCTCGTCGCGCCCGCGCCCGGCATCGTCGAGCGATACCTCCAGTTCGGAGTAGTGCAGGCCCTCGGCATGCTCGTCGAGCTCCGCGCGGCCGGTGCGGCGCCCGACGCCGCTGACGCCGGGCACCTGCATGATCAGGGTCTCCGCCAGGCGTCCCAGGCGGTCGGACTCCTCCAGCGAAATGCCCGGCTGCAGTACCAGGTTGACCGTCAGCGTGCCCTCGTTGAACGGCGGCAGGAAGCTGCGCGGCAGCACCAGCAGGCCGCTGACGGCGATCACCGTCAGCGCCAGCGCGGAGGCGAACATGCCGCGCGAGTGCCGCAGCGCCCGCGCCAGCGCGCGCGCATAGGCCGCACGCAGCCGCAGCAGCCAGCGGCGCTCCTCCAGCAGGCGCGGCGCGGCGCCACGCAGCAGCAGGCTGCACAGCACCGGCGTCAGCGTCACCGCCACCACCAGGCTGGCCAGGATCGCAGCGACATAGGCGATGCCCAGCGACAGGAACAAACGGCCCTCGATGCCCTGCAGGGCGAGCATCGGCAGGAAGGACAGCACGATCACCAGGGTGGCGTAGAGGATGCCGGAACGCACCTCGACCGTGGCCGCCACGATGGTTTCCAGCGCCGGCGCGGTGCCGCCGCGCAACCGGCGCATGACGTTCTCCACGCCCACCACCGCGTCATCCACCAGTTCACCGACCGCGATGGCGAGGCCGCCCAGCGTCATCGTGTTGACCGACAGGCCCAGGGCCTGGAACACCAGGATCGCGGCGAGCATCGACAGCGGGATCGCGGTGAGCGCGATCCCGCTGGGACGCGCGCCGGCGAAGAAAGCGAGCAGGATCAGCGCGACGATGAGGCTGGCATGCAGCAGCGAGGCCTGCAGGTTGTCGATGGAACGACCGATGAAATCGGCCTGGCGGAACAGCGTCGCCTGTTCGATACCCGGCGGCAGTCGCGTCGCGATCTCCTGCAGGCGCCGCTCCACCGCGGCAGTCACGGCGACGGTGTCGGCGCCCGGCTGCTTCTGCACCGCCAGGATCACCGCGGCCCGCGCGCCATGCCCGGCGGCACCGCGGCGGATGGCGTGGCCCTGCCCCAGTTCCGCGACCTGTCCCAGGCGCAGCGGCGCCCCGCGGCGCCAGTCCACCGCGACCTGCGCCAGATCGCGCAGGTCCGCCGCTGCGGCGCGGCTGCCGACTGGAATCTCCTGCCCCTGCTGTTCGGCGTAGCCACCGCCCGCTGCGCGGCCATGGCCGCGCAAGGCCTGCTCGATCTGCGACAACGACACGCCGAGCGCGCGCAGGCGTTGCGGATCGGGCCGCACCTCGTACTGGCGCACCTCGCCGCCGATGACGCTGACCTGGGCAATGCCCGCCACGCCCAGCAACGCCGGCCGCAGGGTCCAGTCGGCCGCGT includes these proteins:
- a CDS encoding efflux RND transporter permease subunit — protein: MSFAGILRWSLGNRALVLLLALALLAAGLASLARLPVDVLPELNRPVVTVHVEAPGLATADVETLATVPLEAALRGLPGLQRLRTTSAPGLALAYAEFGWDADPYRARQLVAERLDLARLPEGLKARLGPMTSLMGEILLLSLQWHDEHRSDPAGLRDAADWTLRPALLGVAGIAQVSVIGGEVRQYEVRPDPQRLRALGVSLSQIEQALRGHGRAAGGGYAEQQGQEIPVGSRAAAADLRDLAQVAVDWRRGAPLRLGQVAELGQGHAIRRGAAGHGARAAVILAVQKQPGADTVAVTAAVERRLQEIATRLPPGIEQATLFRQADFIGRSIDNLQASLLHASLIVALILLAFFAGARPSGIALTAIPLSMLAAILVFQALGLSVNTMTLGGLAIAVGELVDDAVVGVENVMRRLRGGTAPALETIVAATVEVRSGILYATLVIVLSFLPMLALQGIEGRLFLSLGIAYVAAILASLVVAVTLTPVLCSLLLRGAAPRLLEERRWLLRLRAAYARALARALRHSRGMFASALALTVIAVSGLLVLPRSFLPPFNEGTLTVNLVLQPGISLEESDRLGRLAETLIMQVPGVSGVGRRTGRAELDEHAEGLHYSELEVSLDDAGRGRDETIAALRRSLSVLPGDIAIGQPISHRLDHLLSGVRAPLVVKIFGDDLETLQRLAHEVQERLRQIDGLADVQVERQAAVPQARLRVDTRAAALYGLAPAAVLRQVTALTVGLPLSEFVDGDMRHELVLRLPERQRSLEALRELPLEAPGGPVPLSWIARLELEPGPYQVGREDSRRRIAVSAFATRGFERAGVEARKQLRELRLPPGYELRIEGQAEAQRGAARRVLLLAALSLLFMLVLLHGRYRSLRLSLMVLGNVPLACVGGVALLAITATPLSVASLVGFVTLAGIAVRNAILKISHYIHLARSEGESFGEALVLRGSAERLAPVLMTALIAALSLLPLVLSGDTAGREILHPVALVVFGGLLSNTLLDSFLTPALFLRYGEPPLLRLLKKS